A stretch of Pseudomonas sp. CCC3.1 DNA encodes these proteins:
- the choV gene encoding choline ABC transporter ATP-binding protein, whose protein sequence is MSIIRFDKVDVIFAKDPREALSLLDQGLSRDQILKKTGQIVGVEKASLDIDKGEICVLMGLSGSGKSSLLRCINGLNTVSRGQLYVEHEGKQIDIASCTPAELKMMRTQRIAMVFQKFALMPWLTVRENISFGLEMQGRPEKERRTLVDEKLELVGLTQWRNKKPDELSGGMQQRVGLARALAMDADILLMDEPFSALDPLIRQGLQDELLELQRKLSKTIVFVSHDLDEALKLGSRIAIMKDGKIIQYSKPEEIVLNPADDYVRTFVAHTNPLNVLCGRSLMRTLDNCKRINGSVCIDPGDDSWIDLADGNTIKGVRNGAGVVDLQQWQHGQAVETLGRGPTLVDSSIGMRDALQIRYQTGNKLVLHDNQKVVGILGDTELYHALLGKNLG, encoded by the coding sequence ATGAGTATTATTCGCTTCGATAAGGTTGACGTTATCTTCGCCAAAGACCCGCGTGAGGCGTTGAGCCTGCTGGACCAAGGCCTTTCGCGGGACCAGATTCTGAAAAAGACCGGGCAGATTGTCGGCGTTGAAAAAGCCAGCCTGGACATCGACAAAGGCGAGATTTGTGTATTGATGGGCTTGTCCGGCTCTGGCAAGTCCAGCTTGCTGCGCTGTATCAACGGCCTCAACACCGTGAGCCGTGGCCAGTTGTATGTGGAGCATGAAGGCAAGCAAATCGACATCGCGTCGTGCACGCCCGCTGAGCTGAAAATGATGCGCACCCAGCGCATTGCGATGGTGTTCCAAAAGTTCGCCTTGATGCCGTGGCTGACGGTGCGCGAGAACATCAGCTTTGGCCTGGAAATGCAGGGCCGCCCCGAAAAAGAACGGCGCACGCTGGTAGACGAAAAACTGGAACTGGTAGGCCTGACCCAATGGCGCAATAAAAAGCCGGACGAGTTGAGCGGCGGCATGCAACAGCGCGTCGGCCTGGCGCGGGCGCTGGCGATGGATGCCGACATTCTGCTGATGGACGAACCTTTTTCGGCGCTGGACCCGCTGATCCGCCAAGGCCTGCAAGACGAGTTGCTGGAACTGCAACGCAAGCTGAGCAAGACCATTGTGTTCGTGAGCCACGATTTGGACGAGGCGCTGAAACTGGGCAGCCGCATCGCGATCATGAAAGACGGCAAGATCATCCAATACAGCAAACCTGAAGAAATCGTGCTCAACCCGGCCGACGACTACGTGCGCACGTTTGTCGCGCATACCAACCCGCTGAACGTGTTATGCGGGCGCAGCCTGATGCGCACGCTGGACAACTGCAAACGCATCAATGGTTCGGTGTGCATTGATCCGGGGGATGACTCGTGGATTGATCTGGCGGACGGCAACACCATCAAAGGCGTGCGTAATGGCGCGGGCGTGGTTGATTTGCAGCAGTGGCAGCACGGGCAAGCGGTTGAAACCCTGGGCCGTGGACCGACCTTGGTGGATTCGAGTATCGGCATGCGAGACGCGCTGCAAATCCGTTACCAGACCGGCAACAAACTGGTGCTGCACGACAACCAAAAAGTGGTGGGGATCTTGGGTGATACCGAGTTGTACCACGCGTTGTTGGGTAAAAACCTGGGCTGA
- the choW gene encoding choline ABC transporter permease subunit, with amino-acid sequence MLIDHKIPLGEYIADFVDWLTKHGASTFDAIASTLEAMIHGVTFALTWFNPLAFIGLIALFAHFIQRKWGLTVFVALSFLLILNLGYWQETMETLAQVLFATFVCVIIGVPLGILAAHKPMFYTFMRPVLDLMQTVPTFVYLIPTLTLFGLGVVPGLISTVVFAIAAPIRLTYLGIRDVPHELLDAGKAFGCSRRQLLTRIELPHAMPSIAAGITQCIMLSLSMVVIAALVGADGLGKPVVNALNTADIALGFEAGLAIVLLAIMLDRICKQPEAKKGADA; translated from the coding sequence ATGCTGATTGATCACAAAATCCCTCTAGGCGAGTACATCGCAGACTTCGTTGACTGGTTGACCAAACACGGGGCCAGCACCTTCGACGCCATTGCGAGCACGCTCGAAGCGATGATTCACGGCGTGACGTTTGCGCTGACCTGGTTCAACCCGTTGGCGTTTATCGGGTTGATCGCCTTGTTTGCGCATTTTATTCAACGCAAGTGGGGGCTCACGGTGTTTGTCGCGCTGTCGTTTCTGCTGATCCTCAACCTGGGGTATTGGCAAGAGACCATGGAAACCCTCGCGCAGGTGCTGTTTGCCACCTTTGTCTGCGTGATCATCGGCGTGCCCTTGGGGATTCTCGCCGCGCACAAGCCTATGTTTTATACCTTTATGCGCCCGGTGCTGGACTTGATGCAGACCGTGCCTACTTTCGTTTACCTCATCCCGACCCTGACCCTGTTTGGTCTGGGCGTAGTGCCGGGGCTGATCTCGACCGTGGTGTTTGCGATTGCCGCGCCGATCCGCCTGACCTATCTGGGCATTCGTGATGTCCCCCATGAACTGCTGGACGCAGGCAAGGCCTTTGGCTGTTCGCGCCGCCAGTTACTGACCCGCATCGAGCTGCCGCACGCCATGCCGAGCATCGCAGCCGGGATTACCCAATGCATCATGCTGTCGCTGTCGATGGTGGTGATTGCCGCCCTGGTGGGCGCTGATGGCCTGGGCAAACCGGTGGTCAACGCACTGAACACGGCCGACATTGCCCTGGGCTTTGAAGCCGGGCTGGCGATTGTGTTGCTGGCGATCATGCTCGACCGGATCTGCAAACAGCCGGAAGCCAAAAAAGGAGCTGACGCATGA
- a CDS encoding choline ABC transporter substrate-binding protein produces the protein MKHSSPLLLAALLSLPVLAQAAEPAQCSTVNFSDVGWTDITVTTAVTSAVLDALGYKTKTTMISVPVTYKSLADGKNMDVFLGNWMPTMENDIKAYRDAGTVETVRANLENAKYTLAVPQALYDKGLKDFSDLPKFKKELDGKIYGIEPGNDGNRMIQTMIDKNAFGLKDAGFKVVESSEAGMLSQVDRAQRRGTDVVFLGWEPHPMNTRFKMKYLTGGDDFFGPNYGQATIYTNTRKGYTQECPNVGQLLKNLVFTLDMESTLMGKVLDDKIKPDAAAKAWLKQNPQVLETWLAGVTTIDGKPGLEAVKASLAK, from the coding sequence ATGAAACATTCCTCCCCCTTGCTGTTGGCTGCATTGCTGAGTCTGCCGGTTCTCGCCCAGGCTGCCGAACCTGCACAGTGCAGCACCGTGAACTTCTCGGACGTCGGCTGGACCGACATCACGGTAACCACCGCCGTCACCAGCGCCGTGCTGGATGCGCTGGGCTACAAGACCAAAACCACAATGATTTCGGTACCGGTGACGTACAAGTCGCTGGCAGATGGCAAGAACATGGACGTGTTCCTCGGTAACTGGATGCCGACCATGGAAAACGACATCAAGGCTTACCGCGATGCAGGAACGGTGGAGACCGTGCGCGCCAACCTGGAAAACGCCAAGTACACCCTCGCGGTGCCTCAGGCGCTGTATGACAAAGGCCTGAAAGACTTTTCTGACTTGCCTAAATTCAAGAAAGAGCTGGACGGCAAGATCTACGGCATTGAGCCGGGCAACGACGGCAACCGCATGATCCAGACCATGATCGACAAGAACGCCTTCGGCCTTAAGGACGCGGGCTTCAAGGTGGTGGAATCAAGCGAAGCCGGGATGCTCTCGCAAGTGGATCGCGCTCAGCGCCGTGGCACCGATGTGGTGTTTTTGGGCTGGGAACCGCACCCGATGAACACCCGCTTCAAGATGAAGTACCTCACCGGCGGCGATGATTTTTTTGGCCCTAACTATGGCCAGGCGACTATCTATACCAACACCCGCAAGGGCTACACCCAGGAATGCCCGAACGTGGGCCAGTTGCTGAAAAACCTGGTGTTCACCCTGGACATGGAAAGCACCCTGATGGGCAAGGTGCTGGACGACAAGATCAAGCCGGACGCAGCCGCCAAGGCCTGGCTGAAACAGAACCCTCAAGTGCTCGAAACCTGGCTTGCGGGCGTGACCACGATTGATGGCAAACCTGGCCTTGAGGCGGTCAAGGCCAGCCTCGCGAAGTAA
- a CDS encoding L-serine ammonia-lyase — MAISVFDLFKIGIGPSSSHTVGPMRAAALFVQGLRERDQLPQVRRIEVQLYGSLSATGIGHGSDNAVIMGLMGEWPDAIDPAHIGPRITELHDSQTLLLDGYLPIPFVWSNDMRLIDENLPFHPNAMTLIAEGQHGELHRDTYYSVGGGFVVDAAQAASGVLDMDRTVLPYDFSSAVELLNLCREHHLSVAALMMANERTWRSEDEIRCGLITLWRAMQDCVEQGLKHEGILPGGLHVRRRAARLHRSLQELGKPNVIGSTLSAMEWVNLFALAVNEENAAGGRMVTAPTNGAAGIIPAVLHYFMKFSDEVSEANVVDYLLSAAAIGILCKKNASISGAEVGCQGEVGSACAMAAAGLAQILGATPEQLCNAAEIGLEHNLGLTCDPVGGLVQVPCIERNAIAAVKAINAAQMALRGDGQHFISLDRVIRTMRDTGADMHDKYKETSRGGLAVSAVEC; from the coding sequence ATGGCTATCAGCGTGTTCGACCTGTTCAAGATTGGCATCGGCCCCTCCAGCTCCCACACCGTGGGCCCGATGCGGGCGGCTGCTCTGTTCGTGCAAGGACTGCGTGAGCGTGATCAGTTGCCACAGGTGCGACGCATTGAAGTGCAGCTTTACGGCTCGCTGTCGGCCACCGGCATCGGCCATGGCAGCGACAACGCCGTGATCATGGGCCTGATGGGCGAATGGCCAGATGCAATCGACCCGGCACACATCGGCCCGCGCATCACCGAACTGCACGACAGCCAAACGTTGTTGCTGGATGGCTACCTGCCCATTCCGTTCGTGTGGTCGAACGATATGCGTCTTATCGACGAAAACCTGCCGTTTCACCCCAACGCCATGACCTTGATCGCCGAAGGCCAGCACGGCGAACTGCACCGCGACACCTATTACTCGGTGGGCGGCGGCTTTGTGGTGGACGCAGCGCAAGCGGCCAGCGGTGTGCTGGACATGGATCGCACGGTGCTGCCTTATGATTTTTCCAGCGCCGTCGAACTGCTTAACCTGTGCCGCGAACACCACCTCAGCGTAGCCGCATTAATGATGGCCAACGAACGCACCTGGCGCAGCGAAGACGAAATTCGCTGTGGCCTGATCACACTCTGGCGTGCCATGCAGGACTGCGTCGAACAAGGCCTCAAACACGAGGGCATTTTGCCCGGCGGGCTGCACGTACGGCGCCGCGCTGCACGTTTGCATCGCAGCTTGCAGGAATTGGGCAAACCCAACGTCATCGGCTCCACCCTCAGCGCCATGGAGTGGGTCAACCTGTTCGCCCTGGCGGTCAACGAAGAAAACGCGGCGGGCGGGCGCATGGTCACCGCCCCGACCAACGGCGCGGCAGGCATCATCCCGGCGGTGTTGCACTACTTCATGAAATTCAGCGACGAGGTCAGCGAAGCCAACGTCGTTGACTATTTATTGAGCGCGGCGGCGATTGGCATCTTGTGCAAAAAGAACGCCTCTATTTCCGGTGCCGAAGTGGGTTGCCAAGGCGAAGTCGGCTCGGCGTGCGCCATGGCAGCGGCGGGGTTGGCGCAAATCCTCGGGGCCACGCCCGAGCAACTGTGCAATGCCGCCGAAATTGGCCTGGAACACAACCTGGGCCTGACCTGCGACCCGGTGGGCGGTCTGGTCCAAGTGCCGTGCATCGAGCGCAACGCCATCGCGGCGGTCAAAGCCATCAACGCCGCGCAAATGGCCCTGCGCGGCGACGGCCAGCACTTCATTTCACTCGACCGGGTGATCCGCACCATGCGCGACACCGGCGCCGACATGCACGACAAATACAAAGAAACCTCACGCGGCGGGTTAGCGGTGAGCGCGGTGGAGTGTTGA
- a CDS encoding GlxA family transcriptional regulator codes for MTSFNSGAQPQNRTPQSIGFLLLDNFTLISLASAIEPLRMANQLSGRELYRWSTLSADGSQVWASDGLQITPDASMHKAPALDMVIVCGGIGIQRSVTREHVSWLQSQARQSRRLGAVCTGSWALAYAGLLDGFDCSVHWECLASMQEAFPRVSMSTRLFTLDRSRSTSSGGTAPMDMMLHLISRDHGRELSAAISEMFVYERIRNEQDHQRVPLKHMLGTNQPKLQEIVALMEANLEEPIDLDELAVYVTVSRRQLERLFQKYLHCSPSRYYLKLRLVRARQLLKQTPMSIIEVAAVCGFVSTPHFSKCYREYFGIPPRDERVGSNTAQQTTLVAIPHSLLLAPLAGPMSALNQARNESTFASVRV; via the coding sequence ATGACGTCGTTCAACTCCGGGGCCCAACCCCAGAACCGTACGCCTCAATCCATCGGTTTTTTGCTGCTGGACAATTTCACGCTCATTTCCCTGGCCTCCGCGATAGAGCCCTTGCGCATGGCCAATCAGTTGTCCGGCCGTGAGTTGTATCGCTGGAGCACTCTCAGTGCAGACGGCAGCCAGGTGTGGGCCAGTGATGGCTTGCAAATCACCCCTGACGCCAGCATGCACAAGGCCCCGGCGCTGGACATGGTAATTGTGTGTGGCGGCATCGGCATTCAACGCAGCGTGACCCGCGAGCACGTTTCGTGGCTGCAAAGCCAGGCGCGTCAATCACGCCGCCTGGGTGCAGTGTGCACCGGCAGTTGGGCGCTGGCGTATGCCGGGTTGCTCGACGGGTTTGATTGCAGCGTGCACTGGGAATGCCTGGCGTCGATGCAGGAAGCCTTCCCGCGGGTGTCCATGAGTACTCGCCTGTTTACCCTGGACCGCAGCCGCTCCACCAGTTCGGGCGGCACGGCGCCGATGGACATGATGCTGCACCTTATTAGCCGCGATCATGGCCGCGAACTGTCGGCGGCGATCTCGGAAATGTTTGTGTATGAGCGCATTCGTAACGAACAGGATCACCAGCGTGTGCCGCTCAAGCACATGCTCGGCACCAATCAGCCGAAGTTGCAGGAAATCGTCGCGCTGATGGAAGCCAACCTTGAAGAACCCATCGATCTTGATGAGTTGGCGGTGTATGTGACGGTGTCGCGCCGTCAGTTGGAGCGCCTGTTCCAGAAGTATTTGCACTGCTCGCCGTCGCGCTACTACCTCAAGCTGCGTTTGGTGCGGGCGCGGCAGTTGCTCAAGCAAACACCCATGTCGATTATCGAAGTGGCGGCGGTGTGCGGGTTTGTCTCGACGCCGCACTTTTCCAAGTGTTACCGCGAGTATTTTGGGATCCCGCCACGCGATGAGCGCGTGGGCTCTAATACGGCGCAGCAAACCACGCTGGTGGCGATTCCGCATTCGCTGTTGCTGGCGCCATTGGCCGGGCCGATGTCGGCGCTTAATCAGGCGCGTAATGAATCGACGTTTGCGAGTGTGAGGGTGTAG
- a CDS encoding DUF3010 family protein, whose product MTICGIEIKGSEAIFALATRGAQGLEHVAIATKKIALDDDEDAANVKAFAVQIAAFVKANAITRIAIKKRSKKGEFAGGPTTFKIEGIIQLLDACEVQLLSPQTLNAQFKKHAFDLPASLNKYQHDAYKAACAALLKG is encoded by the coding sequence ATGACTATTTGCGGTATCGAAATCAAAGGCAGCGAAGCCATTTTCGCCTTGGCGACCCGAGGCGCACAGGGCCTGGAACACGTGGCGATTGCCACTAAAAAAATCGCCCTCGACGACGATGAAGACGCCGCCAACGTCAAAGCCTTCGCCGTGCAGATCGCAGCGTTTGTGAAGGCCAACGCCATCACCCGTATCGCAATCAAAAAACGCAGCAAAAAAGGCGAATTCGCCGGTGGCCCGACGACCTTCAAGATCGAAGGCATCATCCAGTTGCTGGACGCGTGCGAGGTGCAATTGCTGTCACCGCAAACCCTCAACGCGCAATTCAAAAAGCATGCGTTCGACCTGCCTGCATCGCTGAACAAATACCAGCACGACGCTTATAAAGCGGCGTGTGCAGCGCTGCTCAAAGGTTAA
- a CDS encoding lysozyme inhibitor LprI family protein, translating to MKSILLALALITSGAYAADDADYNPCDAVENDQQTLACSVYSKQAAEQLLAENFEALQARMKSLYGSNATQLNNITSKIKAAQALWLHQRDADCAIVVFPATAGTEAFNIAQNDCMAAISDDRSEFLESIGQE from the coding sequence ATGAAATCGATTCTCCTGGCCTTGGCGTTGATCACCAGTGGTGCGTACGCCGCCGATGATGCCGATTACAACCCGTGTGATGCGGTAGAGAACGACCAGCAAACACTGGCGTGTTCGGTGTACAGCAAACAGGCCGCAGAGCAATTGCTGGCCGAAAACTTCGAAGCGCTGCAAGCGCGCATGAAGTCGCTTTACGGCAGCAACGCGACCCAGCTCAACAACATCACCAGCAAGATCAAAGCGGCGCAGGCGCTGTGGCTGCACCAGCGTGATGCCGATTGCGCGATTGTGGTGTTCCCGGCAACGGCGGGCACCGAAGCGTTCAACATCGCCCAAAACGACTGCATGGCGGCCATCAGTGATGATCGCTCGGAATTTTTGGAATCGATTGGTCAGGAATGA